The following proteins come from a genomic window of Helicobacter canadensis MIT 98-5491:
- a CDS encoding RNB domain-containing ribonuclease yields the protein MIEFVRLLEGGIPLTLEVAPEFKKTINLLQQYGAIEKKQARYFLGKKFQIGRFEPTKKGYGFVCSLFDSSQKDWLVEKNHTQRAQKGDIVLAKVITKAKQGKIKAKILQVLQHRVQNVVCYLEKYKLDCIAISIPNEVAYKIKASQKSLKALPSQTILKLNPQNGEVLEILGTLDDPKIDEIIALNLYNKRETFSLQAELQAQSFKEVQISHFKERENLTHLPFCAIDPVGAKDHDDAIFYDQDNAMLYVGIADVSHYVTPNSPLDEEAKSRGFSIYFPHKSIPMLPRTLSENLCSLKEGKNRLAMVWKIRLHKRTKAVLNSELFAAIIKVKQKLNYEEVDAFFETQKSTTIKKPLQTMLLFLKELTQKLRKNRLKYGFDFIGDGVELELDKNLELRGLSFESQTLSHQLIEECMLLANVESAKLLEQKNAQNDNHLKLGIYRIHPQPKMEKLNELFGELRLLGIWRDKAIPKTKMALHKAILEIQSIAKRAKIQREVDKLIIKSMQQASYASYNVGHFGLGFEAYSHFTSPIRRYSDLILHRILKDKVALNENWQYKDSLPILCDQLSLQEREVAQIELDFQDRKFARYLSKHLGQTYDGIIVSEKSPLVVALSDFPLMGARVITLNGQGVKYQKARIQILEVNLATAKVYGRMVKVFAEGFGGENLRISEYISQKRQKQAIKNKELARREALRIAKKNKQRKQKKIPRKRKKSR from the coding sequence ATGATTGAATTTGTTCGACTTTTAGAAGGAGGAATCCCGCTAACTTTAGAGGTAGCTCCTGAATTTAAAAAGACAATAAATTTATTGCAACAATATGGAGCAATAGAAAAAAAACAAGCGCGTTATTTTTTGGGTAAAAAATTCCAAATTGGTAGATTTGAACCTACTAAAAAGGGATATGGTTTTGTGTGTAGTCTTTTTGATTCTAGCCAAAAAGATTGGCTAGTGGAGAAAAACCATACTCAAAGAGCACAAAAAGGTGATATTGTCCTTGCAAAAGTGATTACTAAAGCCAAACAAGGAAAAATTAAAGCTAAAATTTTACAAGTTTTGCAACATAGAGTGCAAAATGTAGTGTGCTATTTGGAGAAATACAAGCTTGATTGCATTGCGATTTCTATTCCTAATGAAGTGGCATATAAAATCAAAGCTTCTCAAAAATCCCTAAAGGCACTCCCTAGTCAAACTATTTTGAAATTAAATCCACAAAATGGGGAGGTTTTGGAGATTTTAGGCACTTTAGATGATCCTAAGATTGATGAGATTATTGCTCTTAATCTCTACAACAAACGAGAAACCTTTAGTCTCCAAGCCGAACTTCAAGCACAAAGCTTTAAAGAAGTGCAAATTAGCCACTTTAAAGAGCGTGAGAATCTTACACATTTACCTTTTTGTGCGATTGATCCAGTTGGTGCTAAAGATCACGATGATGCAATTTTTTATGATCAAGATAATGCGATGCTTTATGTGGGGATTGCGGATGTTAGCCATTATGTAACGCCTAATTCTCCCCTAGATGAGGAAGCAAAAAGCCGTGGATTTAGTATTTATTTTCCGCATAAATCTATCCCAATGTTACCGCGCACCTTGAGTGAAAATCTTTGTTCTTTAAAAGAAGGTAAAAATCGTTTAGCAATGGTATGGAAGATTCGGCTTCATAAACGCACTAAGGCGGTGCTAAATAGTGAGCTTTTTGCAGCCATCATTAAAGTCAAACAAAAATTAAATTATGAAGAAGTGGATGCCTTTTTTGAAACTCAAAAAAGCACCACGATTAAAAAGCCCTTGCAAACAATGCTTTTATTCTTGAAAGAATTAACTCAAAAATTGCGTAAGAATCGTCTGAAATATGGGTTTGATTTCATAGGAGATGGGGTGGAGTTGGAGCTAGATAAAAATTTAGAACTTAGGGGATTATCTTTTGAATCTCAAACGCTTTCTCATCAGCTAATTGAAGAGTGTATGCTGCTTGCTAATGTGGAGAGCGCTAAGCTACTAGAGCAGAAAAATGCCCAAAATGACAATCACTTAAAGCTAGGAATCTATCGAATCCACCCTCAGCCTAAAATGGAAAAATTAAATGAGTTATTTGGAGAATTGCGACTTTTGGGAATCTGGAGAGACAAGGCAATCCCTAAAACAAAAATGGCTTTGCATAAGGCAATTTTGGAGATTCAAAGCATTGCTAAAAGAGCAAAAATACAAAGGGAAGTGGATAAGCTTATTATTAAATCTATGCAACAGGCTAGTTATGCTAGTTATAATGTAGGGCATTTTGGGTTAGGATTTGAGGCTTATAGCCATTTTACTTCCCCGATAAGAAGGTATAGCGATTTGATTTTACACCGAATCTTAAAAGACAAAGTTGCACTCAATGAAAATTGGCAATACAAAGATTCTTTGCCTATTTTGTGTGATCAATTAAGTTTGCAGGAACGCGAAGTGGCACAAATAGAGCTGGATTTTCAAGATAGAAAATTTGCGCGTTATCTCTCCAAACATTTGGGACAAACCTATGATGGAATCATCGTGAGTGAAAAATCGCCTTTAGTTGTGGCTTTGAGCGATTTTCCTTTAATGGGTGCTAGGGTGATAACTCTAAATGGTCAAGGCGTGAAATACCAAAAAGCACGGATTCAGATTTTGGAAGTGAATCTTGCTACAGCAAAGGTTTATGGCAGAATGGTAAAGGTTTTTGCAGAGGGATTTGGGGGTGAAAATTTAAGGATTTCAGAATACATTTCCCAAAAGCGACAAAAACAAGCCATAAAAAATAAAGAATTAGCTAGAAGAGAGGCTTTAAGGATTGCTAAGAAAAATAAGCAAAGAAAACAAAAGAAAATCCCAAGAAAAAGAAAGAAAAGCAGATAA
- a CDS encoding HDOD domain-containing protein, with product MKDLIISEIDSLPPLPQTISELQKACLREDVSVREIASIIETDPLLTANIIKTANSPLFGYSRTINSVSQAVMLFGIYTAKGLAIASAIKSQLEMDLSPYGLSVVDFTKASNLKGIFLSKWYQSKNPILHSLISCALLIHIGMVVLANVLRSTNKEKEFEKKLKSMSLVEAERSVLQVDQIEILEMLFEHWHFEETMVQIVHYLGKSEMSKELECYIYPLRVANFLINPYSIASKEQIQEALKYVSLYKLDEEGFKRTLLEMGFVENLSEFE from the coding sequence ATGAAAGATTTGATAATTTCTGAAATTGATTCTTTGCCGCCTTTACCACAGACGATATCGGAGTTACAAAAGGCTTGTTTGCGTGAGGATGTGAGTGTAAGAGAGATAGCAAGTATTATTGAAACGGATCCTCTTTTGACGGCTAATATTATTAAGACTGCAAATTCTCCATTATTTGGTTATTCAAGAACGATTAATTCGGTTTCTCAAGCAGTGATGCTTTTTGGCATTTATACTGCTAAAGGATTAGCAATTGCAAGTGCAATAAAGTCACAATTGGAGATGGATTTGAGTCCTTATGGATTAAGCGTGGTTGATTTTACAAAGGCTTCTAACTTAAAGGGAATATTTTTGTCTAAATGGTATCAATCTAAAAATCCCATATTGCATTCTTTAATTTCTTGTGCGTTGCTTATTCATATTGGAATGGTTGTTTTGGCTAATGTCCTAAGAAGCACAAACAAAGAAAAAGAGTTTGAAAAAAAACTAAAAAGTATGTCGCTTGTTGAAGCAGAAAGATCAGTTTTGCAGGTGGATCAAATTGAAATTTTAGAGATGCTTTTTGAGCATTGGCATTTTGAGGAAACAATGGTGCAAATCGTGCATTATTTGGGCAAATCTGAAATGTCAAAAGAGCTAGAATGTTATATTTATCCCTTACGCGTGGCGAATTTTTTAATTAACCCTTATAGCATTGCAAGTAAGGAGCAGATTCAAGAAGCACTTAAATATGTTTCTCTTTATAAATTAGATGAAGAAGGCTTCAAAAGGACTTTATTGGAAATGGGTTTTGTAGAAAATTTGAGCGAGTTTGAATGA
- the rfaD gene encoding ADP-glyceromanno-heptose 6-epimerase has product MQYIDDTLAGKRILITGGAGFIGSNLALYFQKYHPQSQVVVFDCFRNGETFENGNPKSLGHFKNLLEFKGEVIAGDINNKDDLQRLEDRNFDYIFHQAAISDTTVLNQELILRSNLNAFKDLLDLSIRSGAKMIYASSAGVYGNTPAPNSIGNGEIPENAYGFSKLMMDHLASKYLQENPSLHIVGLRYFNVYGENEFYKGKTASMILQLGLQALQNKKVRLFKMGEQKRDFVYIQDVIQANVKAINAKKSGVYNVGSGKSRSYNDIVACLKKELGEFEVEYFDNPYSFFQTHTEANIVLTKEFLGYEPRFSLEIGIKNYLDQIKAIHAKGY; this is encoded by the coding sequence ATGCAATACATTGATGACACCCTTGCAGGAAAACGCATCTTAATCACAGGCGGTGCTGGATTTATTGGATCTAATCTTGCACTTTATTTCCAAAAATATCATCCCCAATCTCAAGTGGTGGTTTTTGATTGTTTTAGAAATGGGGAAACTTTTGAAAATGGAAATCCAAAATCGCTAGGACATTTTAAAAATCTCCTAGAATTTAAGGGCGAAGTCATCGCAGGAGACATTAATAACAAAGACGATTTGCAAAGATTAGAAGATAGAAATTTTGATTATATTTTTCATCAAGCAGCCATTTCAGATACTACCGTGCTTAATCAAGAGCTTATTTTGCGTAGCAATCTCAATGCCTTTAAGGATTTGCTAGATTTGAGCATAAGAAGTGGTGCAAAAATGATTTATGCTTCAAGTGCGGGAGTTTATGGCAATACCCCTGCACCAAATAGCATTGGCAATGGTGAGATTCCAGAGAACGCTTATGGATTTTCTAAATTAATGATGGATCATCTAGCTTCCAAATATTTACAAGAAAATCCTAGTTTGCATATCGTTGGATTGCGATATTTTAATGTCTATGGCGAAAATGAATTTTACAAAGGTAAAACGGCTTCTATGATTCTACAACTTGGCTTACAAGCACTCCAAAATAAAAAAGTAAGACTCTTTAAAATGGGAGAGCAAAAACGCGATTTTGTTTATATTCAAGATGTTATTCAAGCTAATGTAAAAGCTATTAATGCCAAAAAAAGCGGCGTTTATAATGTAGGCAGCGGAAAATCAAGAAGCTATAACGATATTGTGGCTTGTTTGAAAAAAGAATTAGGAGAATTTGAAGTAGAATATTTTGACAATCCTTATTCCTTTTTCCAAACACACACTGAAGCTAATATCGTGCTAACAAAAGAGTTTTTAGGCTACGAACCTAGATTTTCTTTAGAAATTGGCATCAAAAACTATCTTGATCAAATCAAAGCTATTCACGCTAAAGGCTATTAA
- the rfaE1 gene encoding D-glycero-beta-D-manno-heptose-7-phosphate kinase: MKPNILVIGDLILDHYIWGKCERISPEAPVQVIEVAKETLNLGGACNVANNLIALDCNVFICGMAGADKAGEDLKNKLESLHINTQGIHYSKNRPTTQKSRIIASHQQVVRVDREDKSPIDKEAEQFILESAKKLIKHSKIHCIVLSDYQKGVLSQNLTQSLIQLACDSKLKILVDPKGKDYSKYQGATLLTPNKKEATEATGIQIKDDSSLLLALQKLKEICHLEYSLITLSEDGIGILRNGLHKIPTIAKEVFDVTGAGDTVIAALAFMLAQEEDILSSLHFANAAAAVVVGKVGSATANKQEILNYLRDNHLLDSLSKEIPKILNTSIIDSKFLPHLQRISQKQKPRNLHSKFIKPDDFALFLDFLQTLKSQDFKTIFTNGCFDILHFGHISYLNKARELGDLLIVGLNSDSSIKRLKGNERPINSQEDRAALLCALECVDFVIIFDEDTPLNLISQIKPDILVKGADYANKKIAGSDLVKEVRLIEFVEGKSTSATIKKIKKE, translated from the coding sequence TTGAAACCCAATATTTTAGTCATTGGGGATTTGATTTTAGATCATTATATTTGGGGCAAATGCGAAAGAATCTCCCCAGAAGCTCCTGTGCAGGTGATTGAAGTTGCTAAAGAAACACTCAATCTAGGAGGTGCTTGCAATGTAGCAAACAACCTCATCGCTCTAGATTGCAATGTGTTTATCTGTGGAATGGCAGGTGCTGACAAGGCAGGAGAAGATCTCAAAAACAAGCTAGAATCACTTCACATTAACACCCAAGGAATCCACTATAGCAAAAATAGACCCACCACGCAAAAATCCCGAATCATTGCTTCGCATCAACAAGTTGTGCGTGTAGATAGAGAAGATAAAAGCCCAATTGACAAAGAAGCAGAACAATTTATTTTAGAATCTGCCAAAAAATTAATTAAACATTCTAAAATTCATTGCATCGTTTTGTCTGATTATCAAAAAGGTGTTTTAAGTCAAAATCTCACTCAAAGTCTCATTCAACTTGCTTGTGATTCTAAGCTTAAGATTCTCGTTGATCCAAAAGGCAAAGATTACTCCAAATATCAAGGTGCCACTCTCTTAACTCCAAACAAAAAAGAAGCTACTGAAGCTACAGGAATCCAAATAAAAGATGATTCTTCACTACTCCTAGCTCTCCAAAAACTCAAAGAAATTTGCCACCTTGAATATTCGCTCATTACCTTAAGTGAAGATGGGATTGGGATCTTAAGAAATGGATTGCATAAAATCCCAACTATTGCTAAAGAAGTTTTTGATGTAACGGGTGCTGGAGACACCGTTATTGCAGCTTTAGCTTTTATGCTTGCCCAAGAAGAAGATATTCTCTCTAGTCTTCACTTTGCCAATGCCGCAGCAGCTGTAGTAGTAGGCAAAGTCGGATCGGCAACAGCTAATAAACAAGAAATTTTAAATTACCTTAGAGACAACCATCTCTTAGATTCTCTCTCCAAAGAAATTCCAAAAATCTTGAATACTAGTATAATTGATTCTAAATTTTTGCCACATTTGCAAAGAATCTCACAAAAACAAAAGCCAAGGAATCTCCACTCTAAATTTATCAAACCCGATGATTTTGCGTTATTTTTAGATTTTTTACAAACCTTAAAATCGCAAGATTTTAAAACTATTTTTACCAATGGCTGTTTTGATATTTTGCATTTTGGACACATTAGCTATCTCAATAAAGCGCGTGAATTAGGGGATTTGCTTATTGTTGGATTGAATAGTGATTCTTCTATCAAACGCTTAAAAGGTAATGAACGCCCAATCAATTCTCAAGAGGATAGAGCAGCACTCCTTTGTGCCTTAGAATGCGTAGATTTTGTTATTATCTTTGATGAAGATACGCCACTTAATCTCATTAGCCAAATTAAACCTGATATTTTAGTTAAAGGTGCAGATTATGCCAATAAAAAAATAGCTGGGAGTGATCTTGTTAAGGAAGTGCGACTAATTGAGTTTGTAGAAGGCAAAAGCACTAGTGCAACAATAAAAAAAATCAAAAAGGAATAA
- the gmhA gene encoding D-sedoheptulose 7-phosphate isomerase codes for MQAHILNEIQSHLQTAQKMSSLVDSIQEAANLAITTLQNGGKILICGNGGSAADSQHIAAELTGRYKRERKGLSAIALTTDTSALTAIGNDYGYDFVFSRQFEALAKKGDLLWGISTSGNSINVLNAMRSAREMECKILGFSGKDGGEMKKWCDLLLLSPSDDTPRIQEMHLLMAHIICDLIEKMTMKA; via the coding sequence ATGCAAGCACATATTTTAAATGAAATCCAATCTCACTTGCAAACCGCTCAAAAAATGTCAAGCCTTGTTGATTCTATTCAAGAAGCCGCTAATCTTGCTATTACAACACTTCAAAATGGGGGCAAGATTCTTATTTGTGGTAATGGCGGAAGTGCGGCTGATTCTCAACATATTGCAGCTGAACTTACAGGACGCTACAAAAGAGAAAGAAAAGGCTTAAGTGCTATAGCCCTAACAACAGACACAAGTGCTTTAACTGCTATTGGAAATGACTATGGTTATGATTTTGTTTTTTCTAGGCAATTTGAAGCACTTGCTAAAAAAGGCGACTTGCTATGGGGAATCTCTACAAGTGGTAATAGCATCAATGTCTTAAATGCGATGCGAAGTGCCAGAGAAATGGAATGCAAGATTCTAGGATTTAGCGGCAAAGATGGTGGAGAAATGAAAAAATGGTGCGATCTCTTACTGCTTTCTCCCAGTGATGATACGCCAAGGATTCAAGAAATGCATCTTTTAATGGCTCATATTATTTGTGATTTAATTGAAAAAATGACAATGAAGGCTTAA
- a CDS encoding MotE family protein, whose product MKKIAFFSFCLTSFLWSVEGSGIVDCNIIFEQRKAEILREIEKIDEQQQALQALQSATQNVLDQKDADLKKREAALAADKKELEQREEAIKKLLEKNEEILAEIKNTTQSKIGTTYAGMKDSKSAAILENLPESEAAMILFSLDTKVMSKILAKMNPQKAANLTQIIQKGPPFETQDAKQEIQGATEVNSQNNEN is encoded by the coding sequence ATGAAAAAAATAGCGTTTTTTAGCTTTTGTTTAACAAGTTTTTTGTGGAGTGTAGAAGGAAGCGGAATTGTTGATTGTAACATTATTTTTGAACAAAGAAAAGCAGAGATTTTGCGTGAGATTGAAAAGATTGATGAGCAACAACAAGCCTTACAAGCTTTGCAGAGTGCCACTCAAAATGTCTTGGATCAAAAGGACGCGGATTTAAAAAAAAGAGAAGCAGCTTTGGCGGCTGATAAAAAGGAATTGGAGCAAAGAGAAGAAGCTATTAAGAAGCTTTTAGAGAAAAATGAAGAGATTTTAGCAGAGATTAAAAACACCACACAAAGCAAAATTGGCACAACTTATGCGGGTATGAAAGATTCTAAATCGGCTGCAATTTTGGAAAATCTCCCAGAATCTGAAGCAGCAATGATATTGTTTTCGTTAGATACAAAGGTAATGAGCAAGATTTTAGCTAAAATGAATCCACAAAAAGCAGCAAATTTAACACAAATAATCCAAAAGGGACCGCCTTTTGAAACACAAGACGCTAAACAAGAAATCCAAGGAGCAACAGAAGTAAATTCACAAAATAATGAGAATTAA
- a CDS encoding HesA/MoeB/ThiF family protein, producing MSFTQEELERYNRNILLSGVGEAGQQKLKNAKVLVVGAGGLGSPVLFYLAAAGVGEIGICDGDNVDLSNLQRQILHTTKDLEKNKALSAKEKLESLNPEIKINIYKERLNVSNILGIIKDYDIIVESTDAFASKFLVNDACVLGGKILVRASTLHFCGQAMSIKPKESACYACLFDSPPQGEVPTGASVGILGAVAGLFGCIEANEVIKIITGVGKPLFDQFLTCDVRDMEFRKINIKRNLKCRVCGENGIKNLDLDRYQ from the coding sequence ATGTCATTTACTCAAGAAGAACTAGAGCGATATAATCGCAATATTTTATTAAGTGGAGTTGGAGAAGCAGGACAACAAAAGCTAAAAAACGCTAAAGTGCTTGTAGTGGGTGCTGGTGGGCTTGGTTCTCCGGTTTTATTTTATTTGGCTGCTGCTGGAGTTGGCGAGATTGGAATCTGTGATGGTGATAATGTGGATTTAAGCAATCTTCAAAGGCAAATTTTGCATACAACAAAGGATTTAGAGAAAAATAAGGCGCTTTCGGCTAAAGAAAAGCTAGAATCACTTAATCCTGAAATTAAAATTAACATTTACAAAGAGCGGTTAAATGTGAGTAATATTTTGGGAATTATTAAAGATTATGACATTATTGTAGAATCCACAGACGCTTTTGCTTCAAAGTTTTTGGTTAATGATGCTTGTGTGCTTGGAGGTAAAATTTTAGTAAGGGCAAGTACTTTGCATTTTTGTGGGCAAGCTATGAGTATAAAGCCAAAAGAAAGTGCTTGTTATGCGTGTTTGTTTGATTCTCCTCCACAAGGAGAAGTTCCAACGGGTGCAAGTGTAGGAATCTTAGGTGCAGTTGCTGGGCTTTTTGGTTGTATTGAAGCTAATGAAGTGATAAAAATCATTACAGGAGTTGGTAAGCCACTTTTTGATCAATTTTTAACTTGTGATGTGCGGGATATGGAATTTCGTAAAATCAATATTAAACGCAATTTAAAATGTCGCGTATGTGGTGAAAATGGTATAAAAAACTTAGATTTAGATAGGTATCAATGA
- a CDS encoding ArsR/SmtB family transcription factor: MQELDSKRLLNISKKLPKEELLYELAEFFKIFGDSSRIRILSLLQQEKLCVGEISELLNLSPSAVSHQLRILRQARLVRYKKIGKEVFYELDDDHIEKIFEQGLEHIQEM; encoded by the coding sequence ATGCAAGAACTTGATTCAAAACGCCTTTTAAATATCTCAAAAAAGCTCCCTAAAGAGGAATTGCTTTATGAATTAGCCGAATTTTTTAAAATTTTTGGTGATTCCTCACGCATTCGAATCCTTTCTCTGCTTCAGCAAGAAAAACTTTGTGTGGGAGAGATTTCAGAGCTTTTAAACCTTTCTCCATCCGCTGTCTCTCACCAACTTAGAATCCTACGCCAAGCAAGACTTGTGCGGTATAAAAAAATCGGTAAAGAAGTGTTTTATGAACTTGATGATGACCATATTGAAAAAATCTTTGAACAAGGTCTAGAACATATTCAAGAAATGTAA
- a CDS encoding DMT family transporter: MKLGWFYVILGGIIEVFWVSGLKYSTSFLEYFFTAFGICCSFMLMILATKRVEVSIAYAVFVGIGAAGVALNEILIFNAPTNPLQLTLIVLLILSVIGLKLVSKESDKQDIKAIEEISKDLGINELNNQLETLNSKDIK; this comes from the coding sequence GTGAAATTAGGCTGGTTTTATGTGATTCTTGGTGGAATCATCGAGGTATTTTGGGTGAGTGGATTAAAATATTCAACAAGTTTTTTAGAATATTTTTTCACCGCTTTTGGAATTTGTTGTTCATTTATGCTAATGATTCTAGCCACAAAAAGAGTTGAGGTAAGTATTGCTTATGCTGTGTTTGTAGGAATTGGTGCTGCTGGAGTTGCACTTAATGAAATTCTTATTTTTAATGCCCCAACAAATCCCTTGCAGCTTACTTTAATCGTTCTTTTAATCCTAAGTGTTATAGGTTTAAAACTTGTAAGCAAAGAGAGTGATAAACAAGACATAAAAGCCATTGAAGAAATCTCTAAAGATTTAGGAATTAATGAATTAAACAATCAACTTGAAACGCTCAATTCAAAGGATATAAAATGA
- a CDS encoding DMT family transporter, whose translation MSWVFLILAGIAEIFGVICLKNFALKGKKIYLLGIILLFILSLSLLSLGLREIPMSIAYAIWTGIGTAGGVLVGIFLYNESKSFLKLFFVTCIVVCSVGLKAFS comes from the coding sequence ATGAGTTGGGTATTTTTGATTTTAGCTGGAATTGCAGAGATTTTTGGGGTGATTTGTTTAAAAAATTTTGCACTTAAGGGTAAAAAAATCTATCTATTGGGAATCATTCTTTTATTTATTCTTAGTTTAAGCCTTTTATCTTTGGGACTAAGAGAGATTCCAATGAGTATTGCCTATGCCATTTGGACAGGCATTGGGACAGCTGGTGGAGTGCTTGTGGGGATTTTTCTATACAACGAATCAAAAAGTTTTTTAAAGCTTTTCTTTGTTACTTGTATTGTGGTTTGTAGCGTTGGACTTAAGGCTTTTTCATAA
- a CDS encoding heavy metal translocating P-type ATPase, translating to MANCCNTCTNTQNTIHKKSDFQNKLAQSLFYFSIILYLIALSGDFGIFNFHLNASILYGFYLFCYFALGYGILKKALIGFYKREFFNENSLMALASIGAWAIAQGAEAVAILLFYRIGEALEDLVVEKSKKSIRTLASIKIEQAHLFKNENIENIDPKNIQEGDILVIFAGERIPADGIIIKGEGSVDNSALNGESLPQNVKVGDSLFSGSINLDSILHLKATKSYENSTFSKIIKLIEEGSAQKSRSEEFITKFARYYTPIVTLLAFSIILFPTLYFWAFGQMELIETLKIWLYRGIIFLVVSCPCALVISIPLTFFASLGKASKEGILIKGSSYIEALKDANAIIFDKTGTLTEGKLIIKKINAYKNYDEKFILKIAQLLESHSNHPIAKAIINYNNEINLQEDLKKLSNLKESSGGGVSAMLENKIIALGNARFIQSLTKQNLPKDSSLKCQIFIAYDGETIGDIILEDAIKKEAKEVIEKLKEEHLEEIYILSGDKESVVQEIAQNLGIKHFFASLLPNDKVNHLKAILQTQNQKNKKVIFVGDGINDAPSLALCDIGIAMGKTGSDVALEGADIVIMNDDLRKIPKVLQIAKKTRQILWQNIFLALGVKIGIMILGAFGATNLWIALFGDVGVALLALLNAIRAIR from the coding sequence ATGGCAAATTGCTGCAACACTTGCACAAATACCCAAAATACGATTCATAAAAAAAGTGATTTTCAAAATAAACTAGCCCAAAGTCTTTTTTATTTTAGCATTATCCTTTATCTTATTGCACTTAGTGGAGATTTTGGAATCTTTAATTTTCATCTTAATGCCTCCATACTTTATGGCTTTTATCTTTTTTGCTATTTTGCTTTAGGCTATGGAATCTTAAAAAAAGCATTGATTGGATTTTATAAACGTGAATTTTTTAATGAAAATAGCCTTATGGCACTTGCAAGCATTGGTGCTTGGGCAATCGCTCAAGGAGCCGAAGCCGTAGCAATCTTGCTTTTTTATCGCATCGGAGAAGCCCTAGAAGATTTAGTTGTCGAAAAATCTAAAAAATCCATTCGCACCCTTGCTTCTATCAAAATAGAACAAGCGCATTTATTTAAAAATGAAAATATTGAAAATATTGATCCAAAAAACATTCAAGAAGGCGATATTTTAGTAATTTTTGCTGGGGAAAGAATCCCCGCGGATGGAATCATTATAAAAGGCGAGGGCAGCGTTGATAATTCTGCACTTAATGGAGAATCTTTGCCACAAAATGTAAAAGTGGGCGATTCTCTTTTTTCTGGTAGCATTAATCTTGATTCTATTTTGCATTTAAAAGCCACTAAAAGCTATGAAAATTCAACCTTTAGCAAAATTATCAAGCTTATCGAAGAAGGCAGTGCACAAAAAAGCAGAAGTGAAGAATTTATCACAAAATTCGCACGCTACTACACCCCTATTGTAACACTTTTAGCCTTTAGCATTATTCTTTTCCCTACACTCTATTTTTGGGCTTTTGGTCAAATGGAATTAATAGAAACACTTAAAATTTGGCTTTATCGAGGCATCATTTTTTTAGTTGTTTCTTGCCCTTGTGCTTTGGTAATCTCTATCCCATTAACCTTTTTTGCTTCACTTGGTAAAGCTTCAAAAGAAGGAATTTTAATCAAAGGCTCTAGCTATATTGAAGCCCTAAAAGATGCAAATGCCATTATTTTTGACAAAACAGGAACTCTAACAGAGGGCAAACTAATCATTAAAAAAATTAATGCTTATAAAAATTATGATGAAAAATTTATATTAAAAATTGCTCAATTGCTCGAATCTCACTCTAATCATCCTATTGCAAAAGCTATTATAAATTACAATAATGAAATAAACTTGCAAGAAGATTTAAAAAAGCTTAGCAACCTCAAAGAAAGCTCTGGAGGCGGAGTGAGTGCAATGCTTGAAAATAAAATCATTGCTTTAGGGAATGCTCGTTTTATTCAATCCCTAACCAAACAAAATCTCCCAAAAGATTCTAGTTTAAAATGCCAAATTTTCATTGCCTATGATGGAGAAACCATTGGAGATATTATCTTAGAAGACGCCATAAAAAAAGAGGCTAAAGAAGTTATAGAAAAACTAAAAGAAGAGCATTTAGAAGAAATTTATATCCTAAGCGGGGATAAAGAAAGTGTCGTTCAAGAAATCGCTCAAAACCTAGGAATCAAACATTTTTTTGCTTCGCTTTTACCAAATGATAAAGTTAATCACCTAAAAGCAATTCTACAAACCCAAAACCAAAAGAATAAAAAGGTTATTTTTGTGGGAGATGGAATCAACGATGCACCTTCTCTTGCACTTTGTGATATTGGTATTGCAATGGGAAAAACCGGAAGTGATGTCGCGCTAGAGGGAGCAGATATTGTTATTATGAATGATGATTTAAGAAAAATTCCAAAAGTCTTGCAAATCGCCAAAAAAACAAGGCAAATCTTGTGGCAGAACATTTTCTTAGCTTTGGGTGTTAAAATAGGAATTATGATTCTTGGTGCCTTTGGCGCCACAAATCTATGGATAGCTCTTTTTGGCGATGTGGGAGTCGCACTTTTAGCTTTACTAAATGCTATTAGAGCTATTCGCTAA